A section of the Macadamia integrifolia cultivar HAES 741 chromosome 9, SCU_Mint_v3, whole genome shotgun sequence genome encodes:
- the LOC122087897 gene encoding uncharacterized protein LOC122087897, producing the protein MVYFVSFDVMEPTGDSNSRSRDIASWPSAVSHYMLECVLKQYKSGTGGDNGLKKEQFIEIANQLKEKLFTSYDCEQVRNHFRIWKQRLRALSDLQKQSGLGWNASDMRFDAPQHFWNDYRKKEQKYWKEHSVLPIHLEVGALLRKEMATGNDSTVPSEAATEVMMDVTGTHVEGIGNNDGVDYEPIEEEESVPSTPIGSTSRSRGRPRGSVNSGREKRKKGVAEKVVSPLKQIANSIEKMVMSESQSEFGRAIIDAVDAIPDLNFQQKFKAKEYFMAKRNSAIIFLGTKVEDRRNLLEMYLPEIEKN; encoded by the exons atggtgtattttgttagttttgatgtgatGGAACCAACAGGAGATTCTAATAGTAGGTCACGGGACATTGCTTCATGGCCTAGCGCCGTTTCTCATTACATGTTAGAGTGTGTATTGAAGCAGTACAAGAGTGGTACGGGTGGAGATAATGGACTGAAAAAGGAGCAGTTCATTGAAATTGCCAACCAACTGAAGGAGAAATTATTTACTAGTTACGACTGTGAACAAGTGAGAAACCACTTCCGGATTTggaagcaaaggcttagagcattgagtgacctacagaagcaaagtggattgggttggaatgcatctgatatgagatttgatgctcctcaacacttctggaatgattatagg aaaaaagaacaaaagtattggaaggaacatagtgtgctcccaattcaccttgaagttggagctttgctaaGGAAAGAGATGGCAACTGGGAATGATTCAACAGTCCCCTCTGAAGCTGCCACTGAAGTTATGATGGACGTGACAGGTACTCATGTTGAGGGAATAGGGAACAATGATGGTGTTGACTATgaacctattgaagaagaagaaagtgttccttccacTCCCATTGGTAGTACCAGCCGTTCGCGAGGAAGACCTCGTGGGTCCGTCAATAGTggcagagaaaagaggaagaagggtgtagctgaaaaggtggtaagtccaTTGAAACAGATTGCTAACTCAATCGAGAAGATGGTAATGAGTGAATCTCAGTCTGAATTTGGGAGAGCCATTATAGATGCTGTTGATGCCATTCCAGAcctcaattttcaacaaaagtttaaggccaaggaatatttcatggccaagcggaattctgccattatcttcttgggaacaaaagtagaagataggcgaaatctgcttgagatgtacttaccagagattgagaagaattga
- the LOC122089631 gene encoding CBL-interacting serine/threonine-protein kinase 3-like → MHPRRDMGPIYGSDAVLEIRVKNGRLKEDEARRYFQQLINAVDYCHSRGVYHRDLKPENLLLDSYGVLKISDFGLSAFSQQIRDDGLLHTACGTPNYVAPEVCIHWHSMENHYTKGYFLSFMRL, encoded by the exons ATGCACCCACGCAGGGATATGGGACCCATCTATGGCTCCGATGCAGTCcttgaaataagg GTGAAAAATGGGAGACTTAAAGAAGATGAAGCTAGGAGATATTTCCAACAGCTAATTAATGCTGTGGATTACTGTCATAGTAGAGGCGTGTACCACAGAGATTTGAAG CCTGAAAATTTGCTTCTCGATTCTTATGGTGTTCTTAAAATTTCAGACTTTGGATTGAGTGCATTTTCACAGCAAATACGG GATGACGGGCTACTACATACTGCCTGTGGGACGCCAAATTATGTTGCTCCTGAGGTGTGCATCCACTGGCACAGTATGGAAAACCATTACACAAAGGGGTATTTCCTCTCCTTTATGAGACTCTGA